A window of the Gemmatimonadota bacterium genome harbors these coding sequences:
- a CDS encoding cytochrome c, which produces MTKRAFAWAAALVLLLPVSAEAQQDPAKIGEGALVYAANCSRCHSPRSGTERTDDEWVAIIAHMRARGNLTKSQAGAVLAFLQATNLPEGGAPRGTASASVIPTNSVMPLELRALLMRWQASQATKKPASPIGSGPGR; this is translated from the coding sequence ATGACGAAGAGAGCATTCGCGTGGGCTGCCGCGCTGGTCTTGCTCCTGCCGGTCTCCGCGGAGGCCCAGCAGGATCCGGCGAAGATCGGTGAGGGAGCCCTGGTCTACGCGGCAAACTGTTCGCGCTGCCATAGCCCGCGATCCGGGACCGAGCGTACCGACGACGAGTGGGTGGCGATCATCGCCCACATGAGGGCACGGGGGAACCTGACCAAGAGCCAGGCCGGCGCCGTGCTGGCGTTTCTTCAGGCGACCAACCTGCCGGAAGGAGGAGCGCCGCGGGGGACGGCGTCCGCGTCGGTCATTCCAACGAACTCAGTGATGCCGTTGGAGCTTCGAGCACTCCTGATGCGCTGGCAAGCGTCCCAGGCTACGAAGAAGCCGGCTTCGCCGATCGGGAGTGGCCCGGGACGCTAG
- a CDS encoding DUF302 domain-containing protein gives MGDSVFVELSLPYAEALDRVTDALMAEGFGVLTRADLHDAFAEKLGVSFRKYTILGACNPALAFKALNASPEVGLFLPCNVTVEEAGPSSSLVRFIDPALIMGQASFGELPAMQEVAKEAKQRLTRVAAAIR, from the coding sequence ATGGGCGATTCCGTTTTCGTCGAGCTTTCGCTTCCCTATGCGGAGGCGCTGGACCGTGTCACCGACGCACTGATGGCAGAGGGCTTCGGCGTGCTAACACGAGCCGACCTTCACGATGCCTTCGCCGAGAAGCTCGGTGTGTCATTCCGGAAGTACACGATTCTCGGTGCCTGCAATCCGGCGCTCGCGTTCAAGGCTCTCAACGCGAGTCCGGAGGTGGGTCTCTTCCTTCCCTGCAACGTCACCGTGGAAGAAGCCGGCCCGTCGTCGTCGTTGGTTCGATTCATCGACCCCGCTCTGATCATGGGGCAGGCGTCGTTCGGCGAGCTGCCGGCGATGCAGGAGGTCGCCAAGGAGGCGAAGCAGCGGCTGACCCGGGTGGCCGCCGCGATCCGGTGA
- a CDS encoding efflux RND transporter permease subunit: protein MLKRIIEASVRNRFLVLVFALSVAAAGVMAMRNTPLDAIPDLSDVQVIIRTDYAGQAPQIVEDQVTYPVASEMLKVPGAQTVRGYSFFGTSFVYIIFEDGTDLYWARSRVLEYLSSIRGRLPEAAQPSLGPDATGLGWVYQYVLLDTTGTMSLADLRSYQDWYLRYQLTAVPGVSEVATVGGYEQVYEVTVDPIKLRGFGIPVTQVIAAIRASNEDVGAMVLELAEREYMIRGLGYLEGLEDIEKVVVSATDHGTPVRVEDLATVRLAPDVRRGVADLDGRGDVVGGIVIMRYGENALATIDRVKAKLAAIESGFPEGLVIRPVYDRSDLIHRAVDTLKEKLLEESLVVALVTVIFLVHVRSALVVILTLPLGILMAFIAMRGLGLGADIMSLGGIAIAIGAMIDAAIVMVENMHKHLERAIDEKRRRAKELGVSIPGDEGGDYLHTRLLTSKERWEVVVRSSKEVGPALFFSLLIITVSFLPVFSLEAQEGRLFKPLAWTKTLAMASASLLSLTLVPVTMGLFIQGRIHREHKNPVNRVLMSLYRPILETVLNYRWPVIAVAVAVLVLTVLPLRRLGSEFMPPLNEGTILFMPTTLPGVSVAKVQDILRVQDSILATFPEVESVFGKAGRATTATDPAPLSMIETTIVLKPEEEWRPGMTQETLIEEMDAELRMAGVTNSWTMPIKGRIDMLATGIRTPVGVKIFGPELAVLERLATEVEAAVRTVPGTRSAVGERVVSGSYLDIDIDRDAAARYGISVATIQMVIASAVGGMSITRTVEGRERYSVRVRYPQELRDQPEKLAEILIPVGSRSTGMDDMVTPATMAGIDGMAPTASMGGSSAMGVAQIPLGQVAEIRIVDGPMVVKTEQAVPTAWVFVDVEQSDLGSYVAAAQEVVSQMVELPPGYTLTWSGQYEYMQRAQEKLKVVVPATLLIIFLLLYINFGALGETLIVMLTLPFSLVGGVLILAVLGFNWSVATGVGFIALNGVAAEIGVIMLLYLGNAWREHKRREPSVASLREAIMQGAVLRVRPIIMTVTAIVGGLLPIFWGHGAGATVMRRIAAPMVGGMISATVLTLLVIPAIYSLWQEAVLRAEARASSRELVTLEPLPSGAD from the coding sequence ATGCTGAAGCGCATCATCGAAGCGTCAGTCAGGAACAGGTTTCTCGTCCTGGTCTTCGCGCTCTCCGTGGCCGCCGCCGGTGTCATGGCCATGCGGAATACGCCGCTCGACGCGATTCCGGACCTCTCGGACGTTCAGGTCATCATCCGGACCGACTATGCGGGCCAGGCGCCGCAGATCGTTGAGGATCAGGTCACGTATCCGGTGGCCTCGGAGATGCTCAAGGTTCCGGGTGCCCAGACGGTCCGTGGCTACTCGTTCTTCGGTACGTCGTTCGTCTACATCATCTTCGAGGACGGAACCGACCTCTATTGGGCGCGGAGCCGGGTCCTCGAGTACCTGTCCTCGATCCGCGGACGCCTCCCCGAGGCGGCCCAGCCCTCGTTGGGTCCGGACGCGACGGGACTCGGATGGGTCTACCAATACGTGCTGTTAGACACCACGGGGACCATGTCCTTGGCGGACTTGCGGTCCTATCAGGACTGGTATCTACGGTACCAGCTCACGGCGGTGCCCGGCGTCAGCGAAGTCGCCACGGTGGGCGGGTACGAGCAGGTCTACGAGGTGACGGTGGACCCCATCAAGCTTCGCGGCTTCGGTATCCCCGTGACTCAGGTGATCGCAGCCATCCGGGCCTCGAACGAGGATGTCGGGGCGATGGTCCTCGAGTTGGCCGAGCGGGAATACATGATTCGCGGGCTCGGGTACCTCGAGGGGCTCGAGGACATCGAGAAGGTCGTCGTCAGCGCTACCGATCACGGCACTCCCGTGCGCGTGGAGGATCTGGCGACGGTCCGTCTCGCGCCGGACGTGAGGCGCGGGGTCGCCGATCTCGACGGTAGGGGCGACGTGGTTGGCGGTATCGTCATCATGCGCTACGGTGAGAACGCGCTGGCCACGATCGACCGCGTGAAGGCCAAGCTCGCGGCGATCGAGTCGGGATTCCCGGAAGGGCTGGTCATCAGGCCGGTGTACGACCGCTCGGATCTGATCCACAGGGCCGTCGACACCCTCAAGGAAAAGCTCCTCGAGGAGTCGCTCGTGGTGGCGCTGGTCACCGTGATCTTCCTGGTCCACGTGCGCAGCGCGCTCGTCGTGATCCTCACGCTGCCTCTCGGCATCCTGATGGCGTTCATCGCGATGCGCGGGCTCGGCCTGGGAGCCGACATCATGAGCCTCGGTGGTATCGCCATCGCCATCGGTGCGATGATCGACGCCGCGATCGTGATGGTCGAGAACATGCACAAGCACCTGGAGCGCGCCATCGACGAGAAGCGACGACGAGCGAAGGAGCTGGGCGTCTCGATTCCCGGCGATGAAGGAGGAGATTACCTCCACACCCGGTTGTTGACGTCGAAGGAGCGCTGGGAGGTGGTCGTGCGGTCCTCCAAGGAAGTGGGTCCTGCGCTCTTCTTCTCCCTGCTCATCATCACCGTGTCGTTCCTCCCCGTCTTCAGCCTGGAGGCCCAGGAAGGTCGACTCTTCAAGCCGCTGGCGTGGACCAAGACGCTCGCGATGGCGAGTGCGAGCTTGCTCTCCCTGACCCTGGTTCCCGTGACGATGGGGCTGTTCATCCAGGGACGGATCCATAGGGAGCACAAGAATCCGGTCAACCGGGTCCTCATGTCGCTGTACCGTCCGATTCTGGAGACCGTGCTCAACTACCGCTGGCCGGTCATCGCGGTGGCGGTGGCGGTGCTCGTGCTGACGGTATTACCGCTTCGTCGCCTGGGTTCGGAGTTCATGCCGCCCCTCAACGAAGGCACCATCCTCTTCATGCCGACCACCCTTCCCGGGGTCAGCGTTGCGAAGGTCCAAGACATACTGCGGGTTCAAGACTCGATTCTCGCGACGTTCCCCGAAGTCGAGAGCGTTTTCGGCAAGGCCGGCCGAGCCACGACGGCCACGGATCCAGCTCCCCTCTCGATGATCGAGACGACCATCGTGCTGAAGCCAGAGGAGGAATGGCGCCCGGGGATGACGCAGGAGACGCTGATCGAGGAGATGGACGCCGAGCTTCGCATGGCCGGTGTGACCAATTCCTGGACGATGCCCATCAAGGGACGCATCGACATGCTCGCGACCGGAATCCGAACCCCGGTGGGCGTGAAGATCTTCGGTCCGGAGCTGGCCGTGCTCGAGAGACTCGCGACCGAGGTGGAGGCGGCGGTGCGGACCGTTCCGGGCACTCGGTCGGCCGTCGGAGAGCGGGTCGTTTCCGGGTCGTATCTGGACATCGACATCGATCGCGACGCGGCGGCCCGATACGGGATCAGCGTCGCGACGATTCAGATGGTGATCGCATCGGCGGTGGGTGGCATGAGCATCACGCGGACGGTCGAGGGGAGAGAGCGCTACTCCGTGCGCGTGCGCTATCCCCAGGAGCTTCGGGACCAGCCCGAGAAGCTGGCGGAGATTCTGATTCCGGTCGGATCCCGGAGCACCGGCATGGATGACATGGTCACACCGGCCACGATGGCCGGGATCGACGGGATGGCGCCGACCGCCTCGATGGGCGGGAGTAGTGCCATGGGGGTCGCGCAGATCCCACTCGGGCAGGTCGCTGAGATCCGCATCGTGGATGGCCCCATGGTGGTGAAAACCGAACAGGCGGTCCCCACGGCGTGGGTATTCGTGGACGTCGAGCAGAGCGACCTGGGCTCCTACGTCGCGGCCGCTCAGGAGGTGGTGTCCCAGATGGTGGAGCTCCCGCCGGGCTACACGCTCACCTGGTCCGGGCAATACGAGTACATGCAGCGGGCCCAGGAGAAGCTGAAGGTCGTGGTCCCGGCGACACTGCTCATCATCTTCCTCCTCCTCTACATCAACTTCGGGGCCTTGGGCGAGACGCTGATCGTGATGCTCACTCTCCCGTTCAGCCTCGTGGGCGGCGTGCTGATTCTGGCCGTCCTCGGCTTCAACTGGTCCGTTGCCACGGGAGTGGGCTTCATCGCTCTCAACGGTGTCGCGGCGGAGATCGGGGTGATCATGCTGCTCTACCTCGGCAATGCATGGCGCGAACACAAGCGGAGGGAGCCGAGCGTCGCCTCCCTGCGGGAAGCCATCATGCAGGGGGCGGTGCTCCGCGTCCGTCCCATCATCATGACGGTCACGGCGATCGTGGGCGGTCTGCTGCCGATATTCTGGGGCCACGGCGCCGGAGCGACCGTCATGCGCCGAATTGCGGCGCCGATGGTCGGTGGCATGATTTCGGCCACGGTCCTGACCCTCCTCGTGATTCCAGCGATCTACTCACTTTGGCAGGAGGCCGTGCTCCGAGCGGAGGCCCGCGCGTCGTCGCGCGAGCTCGTGACTCTTGAGCCGTTGCCTTCGGGTGCCGATTAG
- a CDS encoding efflux RND transporter periplasmic adaptor subunit: protein MSTPKQIALSVFVVVAAVAVVTFQIRSGEPAAEQAVGGEHDMAAMTAGGGDMQPVVLDAEAARLIGVTFASVEHRVLPGFVQTVGTVVYDETRLTTVSPKVEGWVEHLYVDFTGAPIREGEPLMEIYSPALVSAQEELLLAARLVREAKAGRPLTNAEGLLASARRRLAYWDIHEDEIRRIEERGEPSKTLTLRSPATGIVVEKNVVVGDRIMDGMTVYRIADLSRVWIEADIFEKDLALVRERQGALISFQAYPGQVFTGRVTYVYPTVSVRSRTARVRLELPNPDLAFKPGMYAQIRLESLPTPATLVVPRSAVIVTGERALVFVQEADGALLPREVQPGRTAGRYMEILSGLEMGERVVSSAAFLVDAESNLGTMTGDLDITDDAGGMESMDHSGSDTLSMEPDTAKPSRETSHEGHEE, encoded by the coding sequence ATGAGCACGCCCAAGCAGATCGCACTGTCCGTGTTCGTCGTTGTGGCGGCGGTGGCGGTAGTGACGTTTCAGATTCGCTCTGGCGAGCCTGCCGCCGAGCAGGCGGTGGGCGGGGAGCATGACATGGCGGCGATGACGGCCGGGGGCGGGGACATGCAGCCGGTCGTGCTGGACGCGGAGGCAGCTCGGCTAATCGGTGTCACGTTTGCCTCGGTGGAGCACAGAGTGCTTCCCGGCTTCGTCCAGACCGTGGGTACGGTCGTATACGACGAGACGCGTCTCACGACGGTCAGCCCGAAGGTCGAGGGCTGGGTCGAGCACCTGTACGTCGACTTCACGGGCGCGCCGATTCGTGAGGGCGAACCGCTCATGGAGATCTATAGCCCGGCCCTCGTGTCGGCGCAGGAGGAGCTCCTCCTCGCGGCGCGGCTCGTCCGTGAAGCCAAAGCGGGCCGGCCGCTCACGAACGCGGAAGGGCTTCTGGCCTCCGCTCGGCGACGCCTCGCGTACTGGGATATCCACGAGGACGAGATCCGTCGCATAGAGGAGCGCGGCGAGCCCTCCAAGACGCTCACGCTGCGCTCGCCGGCGACCGGAATCGTGGTGGAGAAGAACGTCGTCGTGGGCGACCGCATCATGGACGGCATGACCGTGTATCGTATCGCCGACCTCTCTCGCGTCTGGATCGAGGCCGACATCTTCGAGAAGGACCTCGCGCTCGTGAGAGAGCGCCAGGGTGCCCTGATCTCTTTCCAGGCATACCCGGGGCAGGTCTTCACCGGGCGCGTCACCTATGTCTATCCGACGGTCTCGGTGCGGTCGAGAACCGCACGCGTCCGTTTGGAGCTGCCCAACCCGGACCTCGCGTTCAAGCCCGGGATGTACGCCCAAATCCGACTCGAATCACTCCCGACGCCGGCGACTCTGGTGGTCCCGCGTAGCGCGGTCATCGTGACGGGAGAGCGCGCGTTGGTCTTCGTCCAGGAAGCCGACGGAGCGTTGCTGCCGCGGGAGGTCCAGCCCGGTAGGACAGCGGGCCGGTACATGGAGATTCTGTCGGGGCTCGAGATGGGTGAGCGGGTCGTCTCGTCGGCCGCGTTCCTCGTGGACGCCGAGTCCAATCTGGGCACGATGACCGGCGATCTGGACATTACGGACGACGCCGGCGGAATGGAAAGCATGGACCACTCCGGGAGCGACACCCTGTCCATGGAGCCGGACACGGCCAAGCCGAGCCGCGAGACGTCCCACGAAGGGCACGAGGAGTAG
- a CDS encoding TolC family protein, producing the protein MRSQEFARCLTATAVTLLLSGPLAAQTAHTALHLDEVLELVRDRNPRLQALQSAAEAATYREPEASTLPDPTLQLGIMNFGVPNLNTDMAMSMAPSVQLMQMVPFPGKLSLKGEIAAYGTEMAFATADEAWWNVRGQASSLFFDIYSLDRRIGVMRETLALLEDFQQVAKAMYSAGTGRQADVLRADVEVARVDGDIRQMQAFRIAKAAMLNGVLDRPSDATVASPALGDLPLDVPDRDELRASAAQSRPILARARLGVAQAQSLSALADRQIWPDLTFGLSYGQRDRGGGTERMASAMLGFSLPIHAGKRQYALRDEAAAMERLAEAELSSREAEVDADIGVLLAELTRARSLAELYRDEVIPEARATVESAFSSYRVGAVDFLTLVDAQMTVNRYEGELFTLLGDYGKAFATLESTIGRALPRSGPVLTEER; encoded by the coding sequence GTGAGATCTCAGGAATTTGCCCGGTGCCTGACCGCAACTGCGGTCACGCTTCTGCTCAGTGGGCCGCTGGCCGCCCAAACCGCCCACACCGCACTCCACCTCGACGAAGTCCTGGAGCTGGTTAGGGACCGGAATCCGCGTCTGCAGGCCCTTCAGTCTGCCGCCGAGGCTGCGACCTATCGAGAGCCGGAGGCGTCGACGCTACCCGACCCGACGCTGCAGCTCGGCATAATGAACTTCGGCGTGCCGAATCTGAACACAGATATGGCCATGTCGATGGCCCCGTCGGTCCAGCTCATGCAGATGGTGCCGTTCCCCGGGAAGCTGTCGCTCAAGGGCGAGATCGCCGCATACGGGACGGAGATGGCCTTCGCGACTGCGGACGAGGCATGGTGGAACGTACGTGGGCAGGCGTCCTCGCTCTTCTTCGATATCTATTCGCTGGACCGGCGGATCGGAGTCATGCGGGAGACGCTGGCGCTTCTGGAGGACTTCCAGCAGGTTGCGAAAGCGATGTACTCGGCCGGTACGGGGCGTCAAGCCGACGTGCTCAGAGCCGACGTCGAGGTCGCGCGCGTCGATGGCGACATTCGCCAGATGCAGGCGTTTCGCATTGCCAAGGCGGCCATGCTCAACGGAGTCCTGGATCGGCCCTCGGATGCCACGGTGGCGTCTCCGGCTCTGGGCGACCTGCCCCTGGACGTCCCCGATCGTGATGAACTGCGTGCCTCGGCTGCCCAGAGCCGACCCATTCTGGCCCGGGCGCGGCTCGGTGTGGCCCAGGCCCAATCACTATCGGCGCTCGCCGACCGTCAGATCTGGCCGGACCTGACCTTCGGGTTGTCGTACGGACAGCGCGATCGCGGTGGCGGCACCGAGCGCATGGCCAGTGCGATGTTGGGCTTCAGTCTTCCCATACACGCGGGGAAGCGCCAATACGCGCTCCGCGATGAAGCGGCCGCAATGGAGCGACTGGCCGAGGCAGAGCTGTCCAGTCGTGAGGCCGAGGTGGACGCCGACATCGGAGTACTGCTGGCCGAGTTGACCCGAGCCAGGAGCCTGGCCGAGCTGTACCGGGACGAAGTCATCCCAGAGGCGCGCGCCACGGTGGAGTCGGCGTTCTCGTCCTACAGAGTCGGGGCGGTGGACTTCCTGACGCTCGTCGATGCGCAAATGACCGTCAATCGATATGAAGGGGAGCTCTTCACGCTCCTCGGCGACTACGGGAAGGCTTTCGCCACGCTCGAGTCGACGATCGGCCGAGCACTCCCGAGATCAGGACCCGTCCTTACGGAGGAACGATGA
- a CDS encoding cation transporter, with protein MTEYSGREASATPQQLRAAVAEGTRATVMGLVVSAVLAVVKLGAGILGNSYVLIADGVESTLDIFSALVVWGGLRVSGAPPTDRFPYGQGKAEQLAALAVATMLLTAAVGIALGALREIVVPHEAPAAFTLPVLAGVVIAKEVTYRILRSKGRELGSQALSTDAWHHRSDALTSLAAFVGISIALLGGGGFESADDWAALLACGVIAWNAVRLLRSAVRDVLDVAAPGDIHARIRQLTEAVPGVEGVDVLRVRRSGLVFLADIHVEVDGGLPVREGHAIAHRVKDRILQSELPVLDALVHIEPNTSRRHHRKI; from the coding sequence ATGACTGAGTACTCCGGGCGAGAGGCGTCCGCAACTCCGCAGCAGCTTCGCGCGGCGGTCGCCGAGGGTACTCGCGCCACGGTCATGGGTCTGGTGGTGAGTGCCGTGCTTGCCGTCGTCAAGCTGGGCGCTGGAATCCTAGGAAATTCGTATGTCCTGATCGCCGATGGCGTCGAGTCGACCCTGGACATCTTCAGTGCACTTGTGGTATGGGGCGGGCTTCGAGTCAGCGGTGCACCACCGACCGATAGATTTCCATACGGGCAGGGGAAGGCAGAACAGCTGGCTGCGCTCGCTGTGGCGACGATGTTGCTGACTGCCGCGGTGGGAATCGCGTTGGGTGCGCTGCGAGAGATCGTCGTCCCGCACGAAGCACCGGCGGCTTTCACACTTCCCGTACTTGCCGGAGTCGTGATCGCGAAGGAGGTGACTTATCGAATCCTGCGCTCCAAGGGTCGAGAGTTGGGCAGCCAGGCGCTGAGTACAGATGCTTGGCATCATCGGTCTGATGCGCTGACGTCTCTTGCCGCGTTCGTAGGGATCTCGATTGCGTTGCTGGGGGGCGGCGGTTTTGAGAGTGCGGACGACTGGGCCGCGTTGTTGGCGTGTGGCGTAATCGCGTGGAATGCCGTTCGCCTGCTCCGGTCAGCCGTGCGGGACGTGCTCGATGTCGCGGCCCCCGGAGATATTCACGCGCGAATCCGACAACTCACGGAGGCTGTGCCAGGCGTTGAAGGAGTCGATGTCCTGAGGGTCAGGCGAAGCGGGCTGGTGTTCCTGGCTGATATTCATGTTGAAGTGGACGGCGGTTTGCCAGTCCGGGAGGGGCACGCGATCGCTCATCGCGTCAAGGACCGAATACTTCAATCAGAGCTGCCCGTTCTGGATGCGCTGGTTCACATCGAGCCGAATACGTCGCGTAGGCACCACCGAAAGATTTGA
- a CDS encoding VCBS repeat-containing protein: protein MLGSIPVLLVTGFLLGSRLRERATYVPDQSAEGITSALDRSGGGAESGLLFTDVTAEVGIDFNHFPHERTSQIPEDMGPGAAWGDYDGDGFPDLFLVNFAAPIGTPPAELEASGDTDRLYRNRGDGTFEDVTLAAGVGRAHYGMGAAWGDYDADGDLDLIVTSWGDIVLWENGGDGTFTDVSLRAGVRGRGFWTGASWADYDLDGDLDLYVVGYVQYEPEPAGLEADGNRDADFPFTLNPSSYPAEPNRLFVNRGDGTFVDLAESAGVRDPEGKGMSAAWVDLDQDGWLDLYVANDVSDNRLYRNRGDGSFEDVSYSALVADYRGAMGIAVGDWDGDLDQDLFITHWIAQENALYTSMLSDLEGSGVEGTLNFGDDSDRLGLGQISLDVIGWATSFSDFDNDGWLDLWVANGSTMQDRKDRSRLVPMDLHLYWNRGGADGFFEVGEAAGFRVEPPGVGRGGAVADYDQDGDLDVLVMHVGGPAKLFRNDSQTGRWIGFSVEASSGHPSAIGARVIAFTGDRGFLREVGVGPSYLSQNDAEVRIGLGSAQRVDSVVVTWPGGHREVWRDLASDRRYLLREGEPPSRLAGRLTREETRRFWELDRTVRRAYNEGRWAEAVQGLEQMLSLNPDHEDSLYDLGNALLEMRRYDEAIAAWRRLVGVDQASARAWAQLGIVHTIPAAGALFDLREALRAFEVAYDLNREESNPLVLRGEAALALGDLATARTSLRAAYRMNDRAASALFLSGYLEWKDGNEARAVELLWLTKGALGGLGEVAGASGEGDTRSDRMTEARRIAAGRRLFAECLDAVATESTIAPDQAYPCVDRARADLTQR, encoded by the coding sequence TTGCTCGGCTCGATACCGGTACTGCTCGTCACCGGTTTCCTGCTCGGTTCGCGCTTGCGTGAACGTGCGACGTACGTGCCCGACCAGAGCGCCGAAGGAATCACGAGCGCTCTGGACCGGTCGGGAGGAGGCGCTGAATCGGGTCTGCTCTTCACGGACGTGACGGCCGAGGTCGGCATCGACTTCAATCACTTCCCGCACGAGCGGACGAGCCAGATCCCCGAGGACATGGGACCCGGTGCCGCGTGGGGTGACTACGATGGAGACGGCTTCCCCGACCTGTTCCTGGTGAATTTCGCTGCGCCCATCGGGACGCCGCCCGCCGAGCTCGAGGCCTCGGGCGACACCGATCGCCTGTATCGGAACCGCGGTGACGGCACCTTCGAGGACGTCACGCTCGCCGCGGGAGTCGGGCGCGCGCACTACGGGATGGGGGCAGCATGGGGGGACTACGACGCGGATGGCGACCTCGACCTGATCGTCACCTCATGGGGCGACATCGTGCTCTGGGAGAACGGGGGCGACGGGACGTTCACCGACGTCTCACTCCGGGCGGGCGTGCGAGGACGAGGCTTCTGGACCGGCGCCTCGTGGGCGGACTACGACCTGGACGGCGATCTCGACCTCTACGTCGTCGGCTACGTGCAATACGAGCCGGAGCCCGCCGGCCTGGAAGCGGACGGCAATCGCGACGCCGACTTTCCCTTCACACTGAATCCATCTTCCTACCCGGCCGAGCCGAACCGGCTCTTCGTGAACCGAGGCGACGGGACGTTCGTCGACCTAGCGGAGTCAGCGGGCGTTCGCGACCCCGAGGGCAAGGGAATGTCCGCAGCATGGGTCGATCTGGACCAGGACGGTTGGCTCGACCTGTACGTGGCGAACGACGTTTCGGACAATCGGCTCTACCGCAACCGGGGCGACGGGAGCTTCGAGGACGTGAGCTACAGCGCGCTCGTTGCAGATTACAGAGGTGCGATGGGAATCGCGGTCGGCGACTGGGACGGTGATCTGGATCAGGATCTCTTCATCACCCACTGGATCGCGCAGGAAAACGCGCTCTATACGAGCATGCTCTCGGACCTCGAGGGCTCCGGCGTGGAGGGCACACTTAACTTCGGTGACGATTCGGACCGGCTCGGTCTCGGGCAGATCTCGCTCGACGTGATCGGTTGGGCTACCTCGTTCAGCGACTTCGACAACGACGGCTGGCTGGACCTGTGGGTGGCGAACGGGAGCACGATGCAGGATCGCAAGGACCGGTCCCGACTCGTCCCGATGGACCTACACCTCTATTGGAATCGAGGCGGGGCCGACGGCTTCTTCGAGGTCGGTGAGGCGGCCGGATTCCGCGTCGAGCCCCCCGGCGTCGGACGTGGCGGGGCTGTGGCTGACTACGACCAGGACGGCGACCTCGACGTGCTCGTCATGCACGTAGGCGGGCCCGCGAAGCTGTTCAGGAATGACTCGCAGACCGGTCGTTGGATCGGGTTCAGCGTGGAGGCCTCCTCGGGACATCCCTCGGCTATTGGTGCGCGGGTCATCGCGTTTACCGGAGACCGCGGCTTTCTCCGCGAGGTCGGAGTCGGACCTTCGTACCTGTCGCAGAACGACGCCGAAGTGCGGATTGGGCTCGGGAGTGCGCAGCGTGTGGACAGCGTCGTCGTGACGTGGCCGGGTGGACATCGGGAGGTTTGGCGCGACCTGGCATCCGATCGACGATACCTGCTCCGGGAGGGAGAGCCTCCGAGTCGGCTCGCCGGACGCCTCACGAGAGAGGAGACGCGACGCTTCTGGGAGCTGGACCGCACGGTCCGTCGGGCGTACAACGAAGGCCGCTGGGCAGAGGCGGTCCAGGGCCTGGAACAGATGCTGTCGCTGAACCCCGACCACGAGGACTCGCTGTACGACCTCGGCAACGCGCTCCTGGAAATGCGGCGCTACGACGAGGCTATCGCCGCATGGCGTCGGCTGGTCGGCGTGGACCAGGCGAGCGCCCGCGCATGGGCGCAACTGGGAATCGTCCACACCATCCCCGCCGCCGGCGCTCTGTTCGACCTGCGGGAGGCTCTTCGGGCTTTCGAGGTCGCGTATGACCTGAACCGCGAAGAGAGCAACCCGTTGGTGCTTCGGGGAGAGGCGGCGTTGGCCCTCGGCGATCTGGCCACAGCACGTACTTCTCTCCGGGCCGCGTACCGGATGAACGACCGGGCGGCGTCCGCGCTCTTCTTGAGCGGTTACCTGGAGTGGAAGGACGGGAACGAGGCGCGAGCCGTCGAGCTGCTTTGGCTCACCAAGGGCGCACTGGGTGGTCTGGGGGAGGTGGCAGGCGCCTCGGGGGAGGGAGACACGCGCTCGGATCGGATGACCGAGGCCCGCCGGATCGCCGCCGGCCGCCGGTTGTTCGCTGAGTGCCTGGATGCGGTCGCGACCGAGTCGACCATTGCCCCGGACCAGGCATATCCTTGCGTCGACCGCGCGCGAGCGGATCTCACGCAACGATAG